From a single Maylandia zebra isolate NMK-2024a linkage group LG3, Mzebra_GT3a, whole genome shotgun sequence genomic region:
- the neurl4 gene encoding neuralized-like protein 4 isoform X2, producing the protein MAAELHPRSGKLIGLSNSNRTARRNQPVQEFNHGLVLSKEPLRDRDVFTVRIDKKVNSWSGSIEIGVTALDPAALDFPSSATGLKGGSWIVSGCSVLRDGRSVLEEYGRDLDQLAEGDRVGIQRSSRGELHLWVNGQDCGAAASGLPPKLWAVVDLYGKCTQVTVVSCEPPPPSAERESETLEREEEEEDEEEEEVLVCGGREDAGIAALMNVTAMNGMMNGDEVPELRCSHNRPDKFLNNLEPDAVLTEHQLFDVFNNAIVSFYRSEDEGGGEDGGGGGGGGGGAAGGGNTGSDSSSRNDRGSSSGGMNSDSGTGTTGGGAGSAGDSGNSNSSPAGNGGVGPGALTGAMTTNDALLFHEKCGTLIKLSNNNKTAERRRPLDEFNNGVVMTNRPLRHNEMFEIRIDKLVDKWSGSIEIGVTTHNPNNLDYPATMTNLRSGTIMMSGCGILTNGKGTRREYCEFSLDELQEGDHIGLMRKASGALHFYINGIDQGVAAAQTPNVVYGVVDLYGMAVKVTIVHNHNHSDRLRRNNAIMRALSPDVGRPRTTLSVTPDAELPDRLLFHPNCGQKAAIISDGRTALRPHATDDFNHGVVLSSRPLRSNEVFQVRIDKMVDKWAGSIEIGVTTHNPAYLQLPSTMTNLRSGTWMMTGNGVMHNGTTILDEYGHNLDRLKAGDTVGVVRKEDGSLHFFVNGVAQGPAAWNVPPSVYAVVDLYGQAAQATIMDDMDLPPLPEDSSEGPTAMSPGSPCSVGGATTTTDLRFHHLHGTNAVITNGGRTALRQNCRSEFNDAIVISNRCLRDGELFEIVIQKMVDRWSGSIEAGVTAIRPEELEFPNTMTDIDYDTWMLSGTAIMQDGNTMRNNYGCDLDSLTTGSRIGMMRSASGDLHYYINGVDQGVACSGLPSEVYAVIDLYGQCVQVSITSSSGPLDNSLCTSNVTEKSFPIHSPVAGVAHRLHSKHGKNVVLLGEGCQAVRVGGYAHGIAFSAKELKTDELFEVRIDEVDEQWCGSLHIGLTTLAPLELPSCPLSGLSPSLPQLRTKVTWLLCGSEVRRNGVLQRQNYGCSLDRLMVGNRVGVKRCNDDTMHIFIDGEDMGPAATAVAKNVYGVLDLYGRITAASIVSSSLTEDVESVKAPSLSSDSCSEGEEDSTPVREAESEPCVLVPTVMAFLENHGKNIQLSNQNLTAARVSSYNQGLLVTAQPLARQQLFQFHIDRLNPSWTSSLSLGVIGHSPDRLNFPSTACCLKRSAWLLQRDSVFHNSLKICENYGPNLDTCPEGTALGLLVDANSCLHLYVNGMDQGVAAQDIPSPCYPFIDLYGQCEQVTIVTNNVPAVGGESGETRCQGDMEKADMVDGIKESVCWTPPPEVNPNKTCEYQALCSRFKDMLTLPDGYFSEDAKYNLCYCESCHKLRGDEAYYKRGEPPRDYALPFGWCRFGLRMKSHCEVSNALKKWHIAYHGTSVGALRHTLDHSQLLPGMSSIFSVSPAKVEGPNGYSEPEENSAPGREVPRVRLSPTMRYSGLEIFAPKVQFRDPRSHRCHQAQVGFQVCVRPGSYKVGPPTLGHSEPLDPRFSNSEIEWITKEQGGTLLYGLLVRIE; encoded by the exons ATGGCGGCGGAGCTGCATCCGCGGAGCGGAAAGCTGATCGGCCTGTCCAACTCGAACCGAACCGCCCGTCGCAACCAGCCAGTCCAGGAGTTCAATCACGGCCTGGTGCTTAGCAAGGAGCCGCTGAGGGACCGGGATGTCTTCACCGTCCGCATTGACAAGAAG GTGAACTCGTGGAGCGGTTCCATCGAAATCGGTGTGACGGCCCTGGACCCCGCCGCTCTGGACTTCCCCAGCAGCGCCACGGGCCTTAAGGGCGGCTCCTGGATCGTGTCGGGCTGCTCGGTGCTACGCGACGGCCGCTCCGTCCTGGAGGAGTATGGCCGCGACCTGGACCAGCTAGCTGAGGGCGACCGCGTGGGCATTCAGCGCAGCTCCCGCGGAGAGCTCCACCTCTGGGTTAACGGGCAGGACTGCGGCGCGGCCGCAAGCGGCCTGCCACCCAAGCTGTGGGCGGTGGTGGACCTGTACGGGAAGTGCACGCAAGTGACAGTTGTGAGTTGCGAGCCGCCACCGCCCTCTGcggaaagagagagcgagacatTAGagcgggaggaggaggaggaggatgaggaggaggaagaggtgctAGTGTGTGGGGGTCGGGAGGACGCGGGGATCGCGGCACTGATGAATGTGACAGCAATGAATGGAATGATGAATGGAGATGAAG TGCCTGAGCTTAGATGCAGTCACAATAGACCAGACAAGTTCCTCAACAACCTGGAGCCCGATGCTG TTCTGACGGAGCACCAGCTCTTTGACGTGTTCAACAACGCAATAGTGTCCTTTTACCGCTCCGAAGATGAGGGCGGAGGGGAGGATGGCGGAGGCGGCGGTGGTGGAGGgggaggagcagcaggaggaggaaatacaggaagCGACTCCTCTTCCAGAAATGACAGAGGGAGCAGCAGCGGAGGAATGAACAGCGACAGCGGGACGGGGACGACAGGAGGAGGAGCGGGAAGTGCCGGGGACAGTGGAAATTCTAACAGCAGCCCTGCTGGTAATGGAGGCGTGGGGCCGGGAGCGCTGACAGGCGCGATGACCACCAACGACGCGCTGCTGTTCCACGAGAAGTGCGGCACGCTGATCAAACtgagcaacaacaacaagacgGCGGAGCGGAGGAGACCGCTGGACGAGTTCAACAACGGCGTGGTGATGACCAACCGGCCGCTCCGACACAATGAGATGTTTGAG ATCCGTATCGATAAGCTGGTGGACAAGTGGTCAGGCTCAATAGAGATAGGTGTGACCACACACAACCCCAACAACCTGGACTATCCTGCAACTATGACCAATCTGCGCTCAG GTACAATCATGATGAGCGGCTGTGGGATATTAACCAACGGAAAAGGAACCCGCAGGGAATACTGTGAATTCAGCCTCGATGAACTTCAG GAGGGAGATCACATAGGGTTGATGCGCAAAGCCAGTGGAGCGCttcatttttacatcaatggcaTCGATCAAG GCGTCGCAGCAGCTCAGACCCCCAACGTGGTTTACGGCGTGGTCGACCTCTACGGCATGGCTGTCAAAGTCACGATAGTCCACAACCACAATCACAGCGACCGCCTCAGACGCAACAACGCCATCATGAGAGCGCTGTCCCCCGACGTGGGCCGACCCCGGACAACTCTCTCCGTCACCCCGGACGCAGAGCTGCCCGACCGTCTGCTCTTTCACCCCAACTGTGGTCAGAAGGCCGCCATCATCAGCGATGGCAGGACGGCGCTGCGACCTCA CGCCACTGACGACTTCAATCACGGCGTGGTCCTGAGCAGCCGGCCGCTGCGCTCCAATGAGGTGTTCCAGGTTCGCATAGACAAAATGGTGGACAAGTGGGCGGGTTCCATTGAAATAGGCGTCACAACGCACAACCCCGCCTACCTGCAGCTGCCCTCCACCATGACAAACCTGCGCTCAG GGACGTGGATGATGACGGGGAACGGTGTTATGCACAACGGAACGACTATACTGGATGAGTATGGACACAACCTGGACCGACTCAAG GCCGGTGACACAGTCGGTGTGGTGCGTAAAGAAGATGGCAGCCTTCATTTCTTTGTGAACGGCGTGGCTCAGGGCCCGGCAGCTTGGAATGTCCCCCCCAGCGTCTATGCCGTGGTGGATCTCTACGGCCAGGCTGCACAGGCCACCATCATGGACGACATGG ACCTCCCTCCTCTTCCAGAGGACAGCTCCGAGGGACCCACAGCCATGTCCCCTGGGAGTCCTTGCTCAGTAGGCGGAGCCACCACAACCACTGACTTGCGTTTCCACCACCTACATGGCACCAATGCTGTCATCACCAACGGGGGGCGCACCGCCCTGCGTCAGAACTGCCGCAGCGAGTTCAACGATGCTATTGTCATCTCCAACAG GTGCCTTCGGGACGGAGAGCTGTTTGAAATCGTGATCCAGAAGATGGTGGACCGCTGGTCGGGTTCGATAGAAGCCG GAGTGACAGCCATCAGACCAGAGGAGCTGGAGTTTCCAAACACCATGACAGACATCGACTATGACACGTGGATGCTCAG TGGGACGGCCATCATGCAGGATGGCAACACAATGCGCAACAACTACGGCTGTGATCTGGACTCCCTGACGACGGGCTCGCGGATCGGGATGATGCGCTCAGCCAGCGGAGACCTCCACTATTATATCAACGGTGTCGACCAAggtgtcgcctgctctggcctcCCATCAG AGGTGTATGCTGTGATCGATCTGTACGGTCAGTGCGTTCAGGTGTCCATCACCAGCTCATCGGGCCCGCTGGACAACAGCCTCTGTACCAGCAACGTCACAGAGAAGAGCTTCCCCATCCACTCACCAG TGGCAGGTGTTGCCCACCGGCTCCACAGCAAACACGGTAAGAACGTGGTGCTGCTCGGCGAGGGCTGCCAGGCCGTCCGAGTCGGAGGTTACGCTCACGGCATCGCGTTCAGCGCAAAGGAGCTCAAAACGGATGAGCTGTTTGAG GTGAGGATAGATGAGGTGGATGAGCAGTGGTGCGGCTCGCTGCATATCGGCCTGACCACGCTGGCTCCTCTGGAGCTGCCATCCTGCCCGCTGTCAggtctctccccctccctcccgcAGCTCCGCACCAAGGTCACCTGGCTGCTCTGCGGCTCCGAGGTCCGTCGCAACGGCGTGCTGCAGCGGCAGAACTACGGCTGCTCACTGGACCGGCTGATG GTTGGGAACCGCGTCGGAGTGAAGAGGTGCAACGACGACACCATGCACATCTTCATCGACGGAGAAGACATGGGGCCCGCCGCGACAGCCGTAGCTAAG AACGTTTATGGAGTTTTGGACCTGTACGGGCGGATAACGGCGGCGTCCATCGTCAGCTCCTCGCTAACGGAGGACGTGGAGAGCGTTAAGGCGCCCTCGCTCTCCTCAGACAGCTGCAGCGAGGGCGAGGAGGACAGCACTCCCGTCAGAGAG GCCGAGAGCGAACCGTGCGTGCTGGTGCCCACTGTCATGGCATTCCTGGAGAATCACGGCAAAAACATCCAGCTGTCCAATCAGAACCTGACAGCAGCCAGAGTGTCGAGCTACAACCAGGGCCTGCTGGTCACCGCCCAGCCGCTGGCTCGTCAGCAGCTGTTCCAG TTTCACATCGACCGTCTGAACCCGTCATGGACGTCGTCGCTGTCTTTAGGGGTGATTGGTCACTCCCCCGACCGGCTCAACTTCCCCTCCACGGCGTGCTGTCTGAAGCGCTCAGCCTGGCTCCTGCAGCGAGACTCTGTCTTCCACAACTCCCTGAAG ATATGTGAGAACTACGGTCCTAACCTGGATACGTGTCCAGAGGGGACGGCGTTGGGTCTGCTGGTGGACGCCAACAGTTGTCTCCACCTTTATGTCAACGGCATGGACCAGGGCGTGGCGGCCCAGGACATCCCTTCTCCCTGTTACCCCTTCATAGACCTCTACGGCCAGTGTGAACAG GTTACAATAGTCACCAACAACGTGCCAGCTGTGGGTGGAGAAAGTGGTGAGACCCGCTGTCAGGGCGACATGGAGAAGGCAGACATGGTTGATG GAATCAAAGAGAGTGTGTGCTGGACGCCGCCTCCAGAGGTCAACCCCAATAAGACCTGCGAGTACCAGGCGCTGTGCTCGCGCTTTAAGGACATGCTCACGTTACCAG ATGGATACTTCAGTGAAGATGCAAAGTACAACCTGTGCTACTGTGAGTCCTGCCACAAACTCCGGGGGGACGAGGCGTATTACAAGAGAGGAGAGCCGCCCCGGGACTACGCCCTGCCCTTTGGGTGGTGCCGCTTTGGCCTCAG GATGAAGTCCCACTGTGAGGTTTCCAATGCACTGAAGAAGTGGCACATCGCGTACCACGGCACCAGCGTGGGAGCTCTGCGACACACGCTGGACCACAGCCAGCTGTTGCCGG GGATGTCGTCCATCTTCTCGGTGTCTCCAGCGAAGGTGGAAGGGCCGAACGGCtacagcgagccggaggagaaCAGCGCCCCCGGCAGGGAGGTGCCCAGGGTGCGACTCTCCCCCACCATGCGCTACTCTGGCTTGGAGATCTTTGCTCCCAAAGTGCA ATTTCGGGACCCCCGTTCTCACCGCTGCCACCAGGCTCAGGTGGGATTCCAGGTGTGCGTGCGCCCGGGCTCCTACAAGGTGGGACCCCCGACACTCGGCCACAGCGAGCCCCTGGACCCTCGCTTCAGCAACTCCGAGATCGAGTGGATCACCAAGGAGCAGGGCGGCACGCTCCTCTACGGACTGCTCGTTCGGATCGAGTGA
- the neurl4 gene encoding neuralized-like protein 4 isoform X1, whose translation MAAELHPRSGKLIGLSNSNRTARRNQPVQEFNHGLVLSKEPLRDRDVFTVRIDKKVNSWSGSIEIGVTALDPAALDFPSSATGLKGGSWIVSGCSVLRDGRSVLEEYGRDLDQLAEGDRVGIQRSSRGELHLWVNGQDCGAAASGLPPKLWAVVDLYGKCTQVTVVSCEPPPPSAERESETLEREEEEEDEEEEEVLVCGGREDAGIAALMNVTAMNGMMNGDEVPELRCSHNRPDKFLNNLEPDAVLTEHQLFDVFNNAIVSFYRSEDEGGGEDGGGGGGGGGGAAGGGNTGSDSSSRNDRGSSSGGMNSDSGTGTTGGGAGSAGDSGNSNSSPAGNGGVGPGALTGAMTTNDALLFHEKCGTLIKLSNNNKTAERRRPLDEFNNGVVMTNRPLRHNEMFEIRIDKLVDKWSGSIEIGVTTHNPNNLDYPATMTNLRSGTIMMSGCGILTNGKGTRREYCEFSLDELQEGDHIGLMRKASGALHFYINGIDQGVAAAQTPNVVYGVVDLYGMAVKVTIVHNHNHSDRLRRNNAIMRALSPDVGRPRTTLSVTPDAELPDRLLFHPNCGQKAAIISDGRTALRPHATDDFNHGVVLSSRPLRSNEVFQVRIDKMVDKWAGSIEIGVTTHNPAYLQLPSTMTNLRSGTWMMTGNGVMHNGTTILDEYGHNLDRLKAGDTVGVVRKEDGSLHFFVNGVAQGPAAWNVPPSVYAVVDLYGQAAQATIMDDMVDLPPLPEDSSEGPTAMSPGSPCSVGGATTTTDLRFHHLHGTNAVITNGGRTALRQNCRSEFNDAIVISNRCLRDGELFEIVIQKMVDRWSGSIEAGVTAIRPEELEFPNTMTDIDYDTWMLSGTAIMQDGNTMRNNYGCDLDSLTTGSRIGMMRSASGDLHYYINGVDQGVACSGLPSEVYAVIDLYGQCVQVSITSSSGPLDNSLCTSNVTEKSFPIHSPVAGVAHRLHSKHGKNVVLLGEGCQAVRVGGYAHGIAFSAKELKTDELFEVRIDEVDEQWCGSLHIGLTTLAPLELPSCPLSGLSPSLPQLRTKVTWLLCGSEVRRNGVLQRQNYGCSLDRLMVGNRVGVKRCNDDTMHIFIDGEDMGPAATAVAKNVYGVLDLYGRITAASIVSSSLTEDVESVKAPSLSSDSCSEGEEDSTPVREAESEPCVLVPTVMAFLENHGKNIQLSNQNLTAARVSSYNQGLLVTAQPLARQQLFQFHIDRLNPSWTSSLSLGVIGHSPDRLNFPSTACCLKRSAWLLQRDSVFHNSLKICENYGPNLDTCPEGTALGLLVDANSCLHLYVNGMDQGVAAQDIPSPCYPFIDLYGQCEQVTIVTNNVPAVGGESGETRCQGDMEKADMVDGIKESVCWTPPPEVNPNKTCEYQALCSRFKDMLTLPDGYFSEDAKYNLCYCESCHKLRGDEAYYKRGEPPRDYALPFGWCRFGLRMKSHCEVSNALKKWHIAYHGTSVGALRHTLDHSQLLPGMSSIFSVSPAKVEGPNGYSEPEENSAPGREVPRVRLSPTMRYSGLEIFAPKVQFRDPRSHRCHQAQVGFQVCVRPGSYKVGPPTLGHSEPLDPRFSNSEIEWITKEQGGTLLYGLLVRIE comes from the exons ATGGCGGCGGAGCTGCATCCGCGGAGCGGAAAGCTGATCGGCCTGTCCAACTCGAACCGAACCGCCCGTCGCAACCAGCCAGTCCAGGAGTTCAATCACGGCCTGGTGCTTAGCAAGGAGCCGCTGAGGGACCGGGATGTCTTCACCGTCCGCATTGACAAGAAG GTGAACTCGTGGAGCGGTTCCATCGAAATCGGTGTGACGGCCCTGGACCCCGCCGCTCTGGACTTCCCCAGCAGCGCCACGGGCCTTAAGGGCGGCTCCTGGATCGTGTCGGGCTGCTCGGTGCTACGCGACGGCCGCTCCGTCCTGGAGGAGTATGGCCGCGACCTGGACCAGCTAGCTGAGGGCGACCGCGTGGGCATTCAGCGCAGCTCCCGCGGAGAGCTCCACCTCTGGGTTAACGGGCAGGACTGCGGCGCGGCCGCAAGCGGCCTGCCACCCAAGCTGTGGGCGGTGGTGGACCTGTACGGGAAGTGCACGCAAGTGACAGTTGTGAGTTGCGAGCCGCCACCGCCCTCTGcggaaagagagagcgagacatTAGagcgggaggaggaggaggaggatgaggaggaggaagaggtgctAGTGTGTGGGGGTCGGGAGGACGCGGGGATCGCGGCACTGATGAATGTGACAGCAATGAATGGAATGATGAATGGAGATGAAG TGCCTGAGCTTAGATGCAGTCACAATAGACCAGACAAGTTCCTCAACAACCTGGAGCCCGATGCTG TTCTGACGGAGCACCAGCTCTTTGACGTGTTCAACAACGCAATAGTGTCCTTTTACCGCTCCGAAGATGAGGGCGGAGGGGAGGATGGCGGAGGCGGCGGTGGTGGAGGgggaggagcagcaggaggaggaaatacaggaagCGACTCCTCTTCCAGAAATGACAGAGGGAGCAGCAGCGGAGGAATGAACAGCGACAGCGGGACGGGGACGACAGGAGGAGGAGCGGGAAGTGCCGGGGACAGTGGAAATTCTAACAGCAGCCCTGCTGGTAATGGAGGCGTGGGGCCGGGAGCGCTGACAGGCGCGATGACCACCAACGACGCGCTGCTGTTCCACGAGAAGTGCGGCACGCTGATCAAACtgagcaacaacaacaagacgGCGGAGCGGAGGAGACCGCTGGACGAGTTCAACAACGGCGTGGTGATGACCAACCGGCCGCTCCGACACAATGAGATGTTTGAG ATCCGTATCGATAAGCTGGTGGACAAGTGGTCAGGCTCAATAGAGATAGGTGTGACCACACACAACCCCAACAACCTGGACTATCCTGCAACTATGACCAATCTGCGCTCAG GTACAATCATGATGAGCGGCTGTGGGATATTAACCAACGGAAAAGGAACCCGCAGGGAATACTGTGAATTCAGCCTCGATGAACTTCAG GAGGGAGATCACATAGGGTTGATGCGCAAAGCCAGTGGAGCGCttcatttttacatcaatggcaTCGATCAAG GCGTCGCAGCAGCTCAGACCCCCAACGTGGTTTACGGCGTGGTCGACCTCTACGGCATGGCTGTCAAAGTCACGATAGTCCACAACCACAATCACAGCGACCGCCTCAGACGCAACAACGCCATCATGAGAGCGCTGTCCCCCGACGTGGGCCGACCCCGGACAACTCTCTCCGTCACCCCGGACGCAGAGCTGCCCGACCGTCTGCTCTTTCACCCCAACTGTGGTCAGAAGGCCGCCATCATCAGCGATGGCAGGACGGCGCTGCGACCTCA CGCCACTGACGACTTCAATCACGGCGTGGTCCTGAGCAGCCGGCCGCTGCGCTCCAATGAGGTGTTCCAGGTTCGCATAGACAAAATGGTGGACAAGTGGGCGGGTTCCATTGAAATAGGCGTCACAACGCACAACCCCGCCTACCTGCAGCTGCCCTCCACCATGACAAACCTGCGCTCAG GGACGTGGATGATGACGGGGAACGGTGTTATGCACAACGGAACGACTATACTGGATGAGTATGGACACAACCTGGACCGACTCAAG GCCGGTGACACAGTCGGTGTGGTGCGTAAAGAAGATGGCAGCCTTCATTTCTTTGTGAACGGCGTGGCTCAGGGCCCGGCAGCTTGGAATGTCCCCCCCAGCGTCTATGCCGTGGTGGATCTCTACGGCCAGGCTGCACAGGCCACCATCATGGACGACATGG TAGACCTCCCTCCTCTTCCAGAGGACAGCTCCGAGGGACCCACAGCCATGTCCCCTGGGAGTCCTTGCTCAGTAGGCGGAGCCACCACAACCACTGACTTGCGTTTCCACCACCTACATGGCACCAATGCTGTCATCACCAACGGGGGGCGCACCGCCCTGCGTCAGAACTGCCGCAGCGAGTTCAACGATGCTATTGTCATCTCCAACAG GTGCCTTCGGGACGGAGAGCTGTTTGAAATCGTGATCCAGAAGATGGTGGACCGCTGGTCGGGTTCGATAGAAGCCG GAGTGACAGCCATCAGACCAGAGGAGCTGGAGTTTCCAAACACCATGACAGACATCGACTATGACACGTGGATGCTCAG TGGGACGGCCATCATGCAGGATGGCAACACAATGCGCAACAACTACGGCTGTGATCTGGACTCCCTGACGACGGGCTCGCGGATCGGGATGATGCGCTCAGCCAGCGGAGACCTCCACTATTATATCAACGGTGTCGACCAAggtgtcgcctgctctggcctcCCATCAG AGGTGTATGCTGTGATCGATCTGTACGGTCAGTGCGTTCAGGTGTCCATCACCAGCTCATCGGGCCCGCTGGACAACAGCCTCTGTACCAGCAACGTCACAGAGAAGAGCTTCCCCATCCACTCACCAG TGGCAGGTGTTGCCCACCGGCTCCACAGCAAACACGGTAAGAACGTGGTGCTGCTCGGCGAGGGCTGCCAGGCCGTCCGAGTCGGAGGTTACGCTCACGGCATCGCGTTCAGCGCAAAGGAGCTCAAAACGGATGAGCTGTTTGAG GTGAGGATAGATGAGGTGGATGAGCAGTGGTGCGGCTCGCTGCATATCGGCCTGACCACGCTGGCTCCTCTGGAGCTGCCATCCTGCCCGCTGTCAggtctctccccctccctcccgcAGCTCCGCACCAAGGTCACCTGGCTGCTCTGCGGCTCCGAGGTCCGTCGCAACGGCGTGCTGCAGCGGCAGAACTACGGCTGCTCACTGGACCGGCTGATG GTTGGGAACCGCGTCGGAGTGAAGAGGTGCAACGACGACACCATGCACATCTTCATCGACGGAGAAGACATGGGGCCCGCCGCGACAGCCGTAGCTAAG AACGTTTATGGAGTTTTGGACCTGTACGGGCGGATAACGGCGGCGTCCATCGTCAGCTCCTCGCTAACGGAGGACGTGGAGAGCGTTAAGGCGCCCTCGCTCTCCTCAGACAGCTGCAGCGAGGGCGAGGAGGACAGCACTCCCGTCAGAGAG GCCGAGAGCGAACCGTGCGTGCTGGTGCCCACTGTCATGGCATTCCTGGAGAATCACGGCAAAAACATCCAGCTGTCCAATCAGAACCTGACAGCAGCCAGAGTGTCGAGCTACAACCAGGGCCTGCTGGTCACCGCCCAGCCGCTGGCTCGTCAGCAGCTGTTCCAG TTTCACATCGACCGTCTGAACCCGTCATGGACGTCGTCGCTGTCTTTAGGGGTGATTGGTCACTCCCCCGACCGGCTCAACTTCCCCTCCACGGCGTGCTGTCTGAAGCGCTCAGCCTGGCTCCTGCAGCGAGACTCTGTCTTCCACAACTCCCTGAAG ATATGTGAGAACTACGGTCCTAACCTGGATACGTGTCCAGAGGGGACGGCGTTGGGTCTGCTGGTGGACGCCAACAGTTGTCTCCACCTTTATGTCAACGGCATGGACCAGGGCGTGGCGGCCCAGGACATCCCTTCTCCCTGTTACCCCTTCATAGACCTCTACGGCCAGTGTGAACAG GTTACAATAGTCACCAACAACGTGCCAGCTGTGGGTGGAGAAAGTGGTGAGACCCGCTGTCAGGGCGACATGGAGAAGGCAGACATGGTTGATG GAATCAAAGAGAGTGTGTGCTGGACGCCGCCTCCAGAGGTCAACCCCAATAAGACCTGCGAGTACCAGGCGCTGTGCTCGCGCTTTAAGGACATGCTCACGTTACCAG ATGGATACTTCAGTGAAGATGCAAAGTACAACCTGTGCTACTGTGAGTCCTGCCACAAACTCCGGGGGGACGAGGCGTATTACAAGAGAGGAGAGCCGCCCCGGGACTACGCCCTGCCCTTTGGGTGGTGCCGCTTTGGCCTCAG GATGAAGTCCCACTGTGAGGTTTCCAATGCACTGAAGAAGTGGCACATCGCGTACCACGGCACCAGCGTGGGAGCTCTGCGACACACGCTGGACCACAGCCAGCTGTTGCCGG GGATGTCGTCCATCTTCTCGGTGTCTCCAGCGAAGGTGGAAGGGCCGAACGGCtacagcgagccggaggagaaCAGCGCCCCCGGCAGGGAGGTGCCCAGGGTGCGACTCTCCCCCACCATGCGCTACTCTGGCTTGGAGATCTTTGCTCCCAAAGTGCA ATTTCGGGACCCCCGTTCTCACCGCTGCCACCAGGCTCAGGTGGGATTCCAGGTGTGCGTGCGCCCGGGCTCCTACAAGGTGGGACCCCCGACACTCGGCCACAGCGAGCCCCTGGACCCTCGCTTCAGCAACTCCGAGATCGAGTGGATCACCAAGGAGCAGGGCGGCACGCTCCTCTACGGACTGCTCGTTCGGATCGAGTGA